Sequence from the Acipenser ruthenus chromosome 52, fAciRut3.2 maternal haplotype, whole genome shotgun sequence genome:
cattgccaggagactacacgctgctcccacctccgtcaccaggagactacacgctgctcccacctccaccgcttccaccactaggagcagagcaacaggagctgcctctgcctccaccacctccaccaggagcagagcttcctctgcctctgccacctccaggagcagagctgcctctgtctccaccacctcaaccgcttccaccaggaggagagcaacaggagctgtctctgcctcctccatcagcagagggtgaatacctgctggttccgccttcattGTCGTGGGAgtactgcttgcccctcccacctccaccagcagagggtgaatacctgctggttccgccttccccaacatgggaggactgcttgctgcttccacctccaccacaagaggagctgcagctgagtttcgcTTCTCCCAAGGATGCCAgcttcgcttcgcccaaggatgccagcctctcTTCGCCCAAGGATTCCAGCCTTGCATcgtctggggctgcctgttgctacgcatcgcctggggctgcctgttgctccgcatcgcctggggctgcctgttgctcagcatcgcagcaggaagtactttggccagaaccccaccaaggggagctgccgaccACGAAGAAgagggaggaggtctggagaccaccaaccccagcagcagtttcgctgccggagatcgtgggggaggtcaggagacctgcgcccactgcagcactttcgctgccggaagtactgtggccggagccccacaatgGGGAGCTGTCGGCTTTGAAGAAGAGGGAGGAGGTCcagagaccaccaaccccagcagcagtttcgctgccggagatcatgggggaggtcaggagatctgctcccactgcagcacttgcgcTGCAGAAAgtgctgtggccggagccccaccaaggggagctgtcggcttTGAAGAAGAGGGAGGAGGTCcagagaccaccaaccccagcagcagtttcgctgccggagatcatgggggaggtcaggagatctgctcccactgcagcacttgcgcTGCAGAAAgtgctgtggccggagccccacgtgggggagctgccggctacgaagaaggggggaggtcaggagaccaccccccaaaCAGCTTTTCT
This genomic interval carries:
- the LOC131722966 gene encoding uncharacterized protein LOC131722966, producing the protein MSHQSPAREAEPYQSPAREAEPHQSPAREAEPHQSPAREAEPHQSPAREGEQHQSPARGGDYTLLSPPLPGDYTLLPPPSPGDYTLLPPPPLPPLGAEQQELPLPPPPPPGAELPLPLPPPGAELPLSPPPQPLPPGGEQQELSLPPPSAEGEYLLVPPSLSWEYCLPLPPPPAEGEYLLVPPSPTWEDCLLLPPPPQEELQLSFASPKDASFASPKDASLSSPKDSSLASSGAACCYASPGAACCSASPGAACCSASQQEVLWPEPHQGELPTTKKREEVWRPPTPAAVSLPEIVGEVRRPAPTAALSLPEVLWPEPHNGELSALKKREEVQRPPTPAAVSLPEIMGEVRRSAPTAALALQKVLWPEPHQGELSALKKREEVQRPPTPAAVSLPEIMGEVRRSAPTAALALQKVLWPEPHVGELPATKKGGGQETTPQTAFLLPGLSRLKESAWELSARLLTAWPVASWLLATLPPVDPLKPPVLAQDFVLDFWAFKGGGGR